The genomic interval TACCTGCATGGTAATGGGCAGTCGCTCAATGACCAGCATAGGTATATAAGATACATTTTAATATTTCAGTTGCATATTAATTAATATGGGGGCCTTAACGTTGAAGATTGCAGTTGTAATAATGGCATTATTGCTTCTGGCAATGGTTATTTTCGGTACTATTTTTTATTGAAAATGCCGCGCGTTTGATAAAACATATAATATAGAATGGTGCCTGAGATTTATACGTTGATCCGCAGAAAGGCGTCGGATGTAAATATAATAAGCTAGAAAGAAAAGAGCACTGGAATTACTTATAGATTTTACAGACTCGCAAGAATTAAAATATGTTTATGTGATACTTGGAAGCCCGTGTGGGGTAATTTGGATATCCTGAAGGCCTGCGGAGCCTTAGATTCGGGTTCAAATCCCGGCGCGGGCGTTATACAGTAAGTTTCAGGCAAATAATTCATGATAGAACTGTATAAATAACCCCCTTTTCACTGTAGAGTCTGTTTTCTGCTTCATCAAAAACTACACTATGTATTCCTTCTATTATTTCATCAGTTACTTCCAGCCCCCTTCTTGCGGGGAGGCAGTGCATAAATATATAATTTTTATCTGCAAAATCGGCAAGTTCTTCATTTACCTGGTATCCCTTGAATAGTTTTTCTTTCTGGTCCTTTTCTTTTTCTTCGCCCATGGACACCCATACATCTGTGTATATAATATCGGCCGAATCTACCGCTGTTCTGGCATCCCTTAATATCTCTATCCTGCTGCCGGTTTTCAATGCAAGGTCCTTAGCCCTGTACAGTATATCTCTGTCCGGTTCACGGTGTTCCGGGCAGGCAACTGAAATGTCCATGCCTGTCAATGCAGCACCCAGAAGCAGGGAATTGGATACATTGTTTCCATCACCCACATATGCCAGTTTAAGATTTTCAAGCCTGTGCTTCTTTTCCATAATGGTCATAAAATCTGCAACAATTTGCAGAGGATGTTCCATATTGTCCAGTGCATTCAGTACCGGAACATCGGCATATTTTGCCAGTTCCCTGACATTCCTGTAATCATATGCCCTGTATGAAATAATATCCAGGAATCTGGACATGACCCTTGCTGTATCCGCAATAGTTTCACCATCGCCAAGGTGCATTTCATGTGGGCTAAGGTATATAGCATGCCCGTTGAGCTGTTCCATTGCTGCCTCAAGGGATATCCTTGTCCTTGTACTGGGTTTCTCAAAAATCATGCCAAGCAATTTCTTATCTGAAAATTTTATTGTCCTGTCCTTTTTCAATTTTATAGATGTGCCTATTATCTGATCAAAATCATTTTCCATATCTGCTACTGATAGAATGTCTCTTTTCATAGATGGAAAGAAAGAAAATAAATTTAAAACTTTTTATTTATGATATCGGTATAAAGCGTAATTGCGGCTTTGCTTCCATCGCCAACTGCTGTCGCTATCTGTTCTTCGCTTCCTGCAAGTACGTCGCCTGCTCCATATATGCCAGGAATATTTGTCCTTCCCTTTTCATCTGCTATAATAAATCCGTGCTTGTCCAGTTTAACCCCTATGTTTTTGAGGAACGATGTCTGTGGTATAACGCCAATATAGACAAATATTCCATCGAGGTTCTCTGTTTTTTCTTCCCCTGTAGCAAGGTCTTTGTATTTGAGTCCTGTAAGTTTTTTGCCATCGCCGATGAATTCTTCAGTTTCCGCGTTAAGTATGAATGGAATTTTCTTTTCGTCTATTGATTTTATATACGCATCCTCGCATTTTTTTATTTTTGAGTGTGCTATTATGGAAACGTTCTTTGCTATGCCCTTCAGGTAAAGTGCTGAGATAGCGCCGGAATTTCCGCCACCAATGACTGCAACGTTCTTGTCTTTGAAAAGATAGCCGTCACATGTGGAACAATAGGATATGCCCTTTCCATAATACTCGTCTTCGCCTTTAACATTCATCTTTCTATGGGTTGTCCCTGTTGTTACAATGATGGCTTTCGCTGTAAAGTCTGATCTGTTTGTAATTATCCTGAACTTATCCCCCTCCTTTTTAATATCACGTACATCAATTTCAGTGATAATTTTTCCATACTGGGCATAATGTTTTCTGAAATCTTCAGCCAGGTCTGCGCCCTCTATAGCTTTATATCCCAGATAATTTTCTACCAGAGGGGATACTGCTGTATTTCCTCCGGGAACTGATTCCCTTTCCAGTATAGCTACGCTCATACCTGACCTCTTGATGTAAACACCGGCTGAATAGCCTGCCGCACCAGCCCCGATGATAATTACATCATAATCAGTCTCATAATCCCTTTCAGTTGAACTAATGTTAAATTGCATCATTATAAATCACCTTTAAAACATTGTAAAATCGTATATATACTTTTAAAAAATAAAAAAATTATAAAAATTAGTATCCGCCCATGCCTGGAGGCATTCCGCCACCCATGCCGCCAGCTCCGCCCTGTGGGGCAGATGACTTCTTGCTGGCTATTACATCATCGATCCTGAGTATCATGGTGGCAACTTCCACAGCGCTTGATATTGCATGGGTTTTAACACGGAATGTGTCGAATACCCCTGCCTTTATCATATCTGTTATTTTGTTTGCTTCCATGTCAACACCGAAGTTTTTGTTTCCCTTCTCGTGCTCTGACTTAAGAGATATCAGAGTATTAATAGGATCCATCCCGGCATTTTCTGCAAGTGTCCTTGGAATTATTTCCAGGGCCTTTGCAAAGGCTTCTATGGAAAGCTGCTCCCTTCCGCCTACGCTGTTGGAATATGACCTTAGCTTCATTGCAAGCTCGGCCTCTGTGGCTCCTCCGCCTGGAAGGTATCTTCCATCTTCCTTTGTTATTGCAACAACCCTTATTGCATCGTTAAGGGACCTGTCGATTTCATCAACAACATGTTCTGTTCCGCCCCTGATAAGTATATTGACAGCCTTGGGATTTTTGCATCCTGTTACAAATGTCATCCTGTCGTCCCCTATTTTTCTTTCCTCAACGGTTTCGGCTTTTCCCATGGTTTCTTCGGTTATGTCATCAAGGTCGGTTATCATTTTTGCGCCTGTGGCTTTTGCAAGCTTTTCCATATCGCTCTGCTTTACCCTTCTGACACCGTATATTCCATATTTGGCAAGATAGTACTGTACTGTGTCGTCTATTCCCTTCTGGCAAAGGACAACATTGGCTCCTGATTTCTTTATCTTCTCGGCCATTTCCTTTAATGTGTCGCTCTCCTGGTCAAGGAATTCCTGTATCTTTGATGGGTCTGTTATCTGTACCTTGGCGTCTATTTCGGTTTTCTTTATTTCAAGTGCAGAGTTTATAAGTGCTATTTTTGCATTTTTTACAACAGAAGGCATTTTTGAGTGAACCTTTTCCTTGTCAATTATAAGCCCGTTTATGAATTTTGTATCTGCTGCGCTTCCACCGCTCTTCTTGTCTACTTTAATATTTGCGGTATCAACTATGATTTTATCTCCATCTGTTTCAGTAACAGAGTTTATTGCATTTACAACAAGGTCTGCAAGAAATTCCGGTGCAACTCCTGTGTTTTTCCCGGAAAGTGCTGTTATAGCTATCTTTCTGAGCATAGCATCATCCTTTGCACTTACAGACATTGCTAGAAGCTGTTTCCTTGCTTCCTCTGCAGCCAGATGGTACCCATCAGCTATAATAGTTGAATGCACTCCCTGGTCAAGCAGGGCTTCTGCCTGTTTAAGAAGTTCGCCAGCAAATACAACAACAGTTGTGGTTCCGTCTCCAACTGCTGTATCCTGGGATTTTGAAGCCTCAACAATCATTTTTGCTGTAGGATGGTCTACATCCATTTCTTTCAATATGGTTGCCCCATCATTGGAGATTATTATATCCCCTATTGAATCAACCATCATTTTGTCCATTCCCTTCGGGCCCAGTGTTGTCCTTACTGCATCTGCAATTGCCTTTGCGGCTTCAATGTTGTTTTTCTGGGCATTCTTACCCTGTTGCCTTTCTGTACCTTCCTTTAATATTAATATTGGCGTTTGACCTGACATCATAACAATCGATTCATAAATATGTTCTTCAATATAAATGTTTCTAAAATTAAAATATTTAAATTAAATGTATAGAATAATTTTAATCGTTTTCCCCGGATAATGTCTTTCTCCTGCTTTCTTTCTTTACCTCGGATGGCAGTCTCCCGAGCCTGTAATCCCCTGTATCAACAAATTTAATCAGTGTGGCAAGGTGCGGGTGTATTTTTTTAATCTCACTGTAAATATCAAGTGCAACCTCCCTAAGGTCGGGATGAACCTGCTGGTTGGACCTCAGTTCTATGAAATATGTTAATTCGTTAAGGTTTGAACTGAAAACTACCGGGTATTTATATGCATATGGAACAACGTACTGGGCAATTTTTCTTCCGGACCTGCCCATAATATCATTATACAGTATGCGCGCTTCATCCATTAATTCTACATATCTGGATCTGAGTTCAGGAATCTTTCCGAGATTTTCTGGAATATCGTATCCATATTGTGTGGATAAAGGTTTTCTGATTATTGAGAAAAAGCGGTGGCGCTGGAATTCCCTGAAGGCGCCGTAGTTCATATTTACTTCGAATGAGTAGGTTATGCCCTCAAAGGCCCTGCCAAGCTTATGCCTGCGATTTCCCCTCAATGATTCGAGTTCCTTTAGAATGCTGTACTGTTTTTCCGGTGGGATATCTACATTGCTGGAACCTGCAGAACTGCCATATAGCAACATTCCTGTAGCAAGGTCTATTGCCCTTTTTTCATCCATAAAATTTATAACTTTTATATCGGGCACCTTTGCTGTATCATTTGAAAAAGAGTTGCCAATAGAATCCCTCGCGTTATTATACTTTATCTGTGCTATTCCATGGGCAGATACAGCATCTTCTATAAGTTCCGGGAGCTCTGGCTCAAGCTCTCTGTATATTAATTCCCCGTATTTCTCTGCCTCAGGTGTCCCGTATGCCTTAAGCCTTTCTATAAGTGATATGAATGCACGCCCATTGCCGGATATGCCAATATTTGTCAATGTGGAAGCAGGCAGCAATGCCCTTATCTCATCCAGTACTGCAGACCTCAGGGAGGATTTGTATGACTTTGACAGTGTGTTTTCATCCACGGATTCCAGATTCGTGTATTTATAATTCTTTCCGCCGATTTCAAATGTGAAGTTTTCTATTGGATTTGCATCTTCCATGTATTTCATCATCTCAGGATAGGCAGCGGAATAAAAGTCAAAAAGATCGTTGCAGTAGCTGTTATACTTGGATTCCATGGCTCCTACGCCGGCATTCTCTCCCCGGAGAAACAGGTAGTTTCCATTAACTTTTTTGTTGTATTTCACATACCTTGATGATTTTTCCAGATATGAAAGGCCTATCCTCGGTTCCTCTATGACCTTGGTGACTATGTTGGAAACGTTCTGTATTCCCATCTGTGCTGTGGTTAATTCTGCAACTGATTCATCGCCATAATCCAGAAATATTCTCTTATAAAAATTGCTTGCCCTGTCAGGATTATTTTTAAATTCCTTCCCGTATACCTCCCTTATATCAAGATTTGCGGTTCTGCTATATCTTGACATGAGAGCTCCCCTGTCTATCATATCAGTCTTTATCAGGAAAACATCCCGGTCATTATTGGAAAAATCGTCCATGAAAATAGTATCAGTCCGGTGGATAAAAATATAACGATGCATATTAATTGTATTATGATAATAGCTATATAATATTTTTATATGGATAGTATATATCCCTTTATGAAATTGATAGTTTTAGGAGGATCAGGATTTGTTGGAAGCAACATCTTGAAGCAGATGGATGCCGAAGAAAAGGCTTATTTTTCAAGAAATAACTCGGATGAACTTGACAAACTTGGCATAAAATATATAAAAGGCGATGTAAGGGAATATGATGATGTAAAAAGTGCCATAGCCGACTACGATGTTATTGTCCATGCAATTGACGTACTTGCGGAAACAGAAGAGACACATGAAGACCTGTCATTGAAAGGGGTTAAAAATGTCGTAAATGCCATGCAGGAACTGAGGGGAAACAAGAAACTTGTATATTTTTCAGCCATAAATGCGGATAAGGGAAGCACGGACTATTTCAGGTACAAAAGGCTGGGAGAAGATAATGCAAACCTGCTCAAGAATTCATTAATAATCAGGCCTTCAACTATGTTTGGCCCCGGAGACAAATTTACGAAGATGCTTATTGAGGTTGCAAAGGGAAAAGTTCCCATGTTGCCAAAAAGTGGCAATATGGCTCCGGTACACATCAATGATGTTATCACGGTAATAAAAAATTCCATGGAAAGGTCAGGTACAATAGATATATGCTCCAGGGAACGCGTAACATTTGCTGATATGTTTAATATTGTACGTGCTAAACTGGGCATGCCACCGGTAAAGGAGATTTCATCTATTGTATTCAAGCCATTTGTCGGATCTTTGCAGAAGCGCGGACTGCTGACAAAGGAACAGTTTTACATGCTCCAGCTGGATTATTACAAAGAGAATACATCTTTATTCAGGTATGTCAAAGAGCCCATAACATTTAAAGATTATATAAATTCAACCGACATAAATAAATTATAAAAGTACGTTGCCCATGGCTTCGTTATTTATCATATTTATCAATTTTTGCATGAACTCAAGTGGGTATTCTGTTATATGATCTGAAAAATCAGGCAATTTTGACAATCTCCATAGATATGAGAGCGCTATGCGCAGATTTGATGCTGCAAGCACAAGGTACGCTGTATATTTATCACCATTATCCATCTTCTGATCAATATCAATCCATTCCTTTGTTTCCCGCCTCAGCTGCTTCCTTACATTATCGGCGAGAACGGTTTCATTATCGTATAAATTTTGATTCAGTGTGTCCAGTATATCCAGCATAGTCCTTAATTTTTCAACGTTTCTTGCCTCTGATACTGCAAGCCCTAGAAAAGATTTAACTATTTTTACATGTGATTCATAGAGAAAAAAATCATGGTCAGGGGGCAGGTTCCTGTCAATTAATTCACAGTATTCGCCTGATTGTTCGTCTTCCATAATAGTGAATTTAAATGTGTTTAATTAAATTATTCAATAAAATGTAACTACAATAGCTCCGGGCAGATTCGAACTGCCGTCTGCTGGTCCAGAGCCAGTAATGCTTGGCCACTACACCACGGAGCTGTGTATAGTTATTGCTATTTGATATAAAAATATTAATAAATTATAACATTATTGTGTCTGTATGTTTTCACTGGGCAATGAAATCAAGCTTACTGTTTTTGGATCCTCACATGGGCCTTACATAGGCGGCACGGTGGACGGGCTTCCTGCAGGATTGGCAATTGATCAGGAATTTATACAGAAGTGGCTTGACAGGAGAAAACCCGGGCAGAGCCTGATTACAACTCCGAGAAATGAGGACGATAAAATAGAAATAATTGGTGGAAGCAGGAAAGGATTCACAGATGGCTCCCCGCTTGCCTTTATTTTTAAAAACAAAGATTATATTGATAAGCATTATGATGATTTAAGGGACAATCCACGCCCCGGGCATGCAGATTTAACAATGTTTTACAAATATGGCGAATACAGGAATTATGAAGGGGGCGGTTTTTTTTCCGGAAGGATGACAATGCCGCTGGTTGCTGCAGGCGCTTTTGCAATGGGCGTTCTGAAGAGATATAATATAAAAATAGTTACATATATAAAATCCGCAGGGGGAATAAGCATAGACAATGAACCACAGGAAGATGAGGATTATGTGTATGGCTTCAGTACACGGATGCCGGATCGGGAAAAAGATTCATTGCTGTATAATAAGATATTAGAGTCCATAAAGAATGGAGATAGCATGGGAAGCGTGATCAGCACGCATA from Ferroplasma acidiphilum carries:
- the argF gene encoding ornithine carbamoyltransferase, which encodes MKRDILSVADMENDFDQIIGTSIKLKKDRTIKFSDKKLLGMIFEKPSTRTRISLEAAMEQLNGHAIYLSPHEMHLGDGETIADTARVMSRFLDIISYRAYDYRNVRELAKYADVPVLNALDNMEHPLQIVADFMTIMEKKHRLENLKLAYVGDGNNVSNSLLLGAALTGMDISVACPEHREPDRDILYRAKDLALKTGSRIEILRDARTAVDSADIIYTDVWVSMGEEKEKDQKEKLFKGYQVNEELADFADKNYIFMHCLPARRGLEVTDEIIEGIHSVVFDEAENRLYSEKGVIYTVLS
- a CDS encoding NAD(P)/FAD-dependent oxidoreductase, translating into MMQFNISSTERDYETDYDVIIIGAGAAGYSAGVYIKRSGMSVAILERESVPGGNTAVSPLVENYLGYKAIEGADLAEDFRKHYAQYGKIITEIDVRDIKKEGDKFRIITNRSDFTAKAIIVTTGTTHRKMNVKGEDEYYGKGISYCSTCDGYLFKDKNVAVIGGGNSGAISALYLKGIAKNVSIIAHSKIKKCEDAYIKSIDEKKIPFILNAETEEFIGDGKKLTGLKYKDLATGEEKTENLDGIFVYIGVIPQTSFLKNIGVKLDKHGFIIADEKGRTNIPGIYGAGDVLAGSEEQIATAVGDGSKAAITLYTDIINKKF
- the thsA gene encoding thermosome subunit alpha, with product MMSGQTPILILKEGTERQQGKNAQKNNIEAAKAIADAVRTTLGPKGMDKMMVDSIGDIIISNDGATILKEMDVDHPTAKMIVEASKSQDTAVGDGTTTVVVFAGELLKQAEALLDQGVHSTIIADGYHLAAEEARKQLLAMSVSAKDDAMLRKIAITALSGKNTGVAPEFLADLVVNAINSVTETDGDKIIVDTANIKVDKKSGGSAADTKFINGLIIDKEKVHSKMPSVVKNAKIALINSALEIKKTEIDAKVQITDPSKIQEFLDQESDTLKEMAEKIKKSGANVVLCQKGIDDTVQYYLAKYGIYGVRRVKQSDMEKLAKATGAKMITDLDDITEETMGKAETVEERKIGDDRMTFVTGCKNPKAVNILIRGGTEHVVDEIDRSLNDAIRVVAITKEDGRYLPGGGATEAELAMKLRSYSNSVGGREQLSIEAFAKALEIIPRTLAENAGMDPINTLISLKSEHEKGNKNFGVDMEANKITDMIKAGVFDTFRVKTHAISSAVEVATMILRIDDVIASKKSSAPQGGAGGMGGGMPPGMGGY
- a CDS encoding FAD-dependent thymidylate synthase, encoding MDDFSNNDRDVFLIKTDMIDRGALMSRYSRTANLDIREVYGKEFKNNPDRASNFYKRIFLDYGDESVAELTTAQMGIQNVSNIVTKVIEEPRIGLSYLEKSSRYVKYNKKVNGNYLFLRGENAGVGAMESKYNSYCNDLFDFYSAAYPEMMKYMEDANPIENFTFEIGGKNYKYTNLESVDENTLSKSYKSSLRSAVLDEIRALLPASTLTNIGISGNGRAFISLIERLKAYGTPEAEKYGELIYRELEPELPELIEDAVSAHGIAQIKYNNARDSIGNSFSNDTAKVPDIKVINFMDEKRAIDLATGMLLYGSSAGSSNVDIPPEKQYSILKELESLRGNRRHKLGRAFEGITYSFEVNMNYGAFREFQRHRFFSIIRKPLSTQYGYDIPENLGKIPELRSRYVELMDEARILYNDIMGRSGRKIAQYVVPYAYKYPVVFSSNLNELTYFIELRSNQQVHPDLREVALDIYSEIKKIHPHLATLIKFVDTGDYRLGRLPSEVKKESRRKTLSGEND
- a CDS encoding NAD(P)H-binding protein, whose protein sequence is MKLIVLGGSGFVGSNILKQMDAEEKAYFSRNNSDELDKLGIKYIKGDVREYDDVKSAIADYDVIVHAIDVLAETEETHEDLSLKGVKNVVNAMQELRGNKKLVYFSAINADKGSTDYFRYKRLGEDNANLLKNSLIIRPSTMFGPGDKFTKMLIEVAKGKVPMLPKSGNMAPVHINDVITVIKNSMERSGTIDICSRERVTFADMFNIVRAKLGMPPVKEISSIVFKPFVGSLQKRGLLTKEQFYMLQLDYYKENTSLFRYVKEPITFKDYINSTDINKL
- a CDS encoding DUF1940 domain-containing protein produces the protein MEDEQSGEYCELIDRNLPPDHDFFLYESHVKIVKSFLGLAVSEARNVEKLRTMLDILDTLNQNLYDNETVLADNVRKQLRRETKEWIDIDQKMDNGDKYTAYLVLAASNLRIALSYLWRLSKLPDFSDHITEYPLEFMQKLINMINNEAMGNVLL
- the aroC gene encoding chorismate synthase is translated as MFSLGNEIKLTVFGSSHGPYIGGTVDGLPAGLAIDQEFIQKWLDRRKPGQSLITTPRNEDDKIEIIGGSRKGFTDGSPLAFIFKNKDYIDKHYDDLRDNPRPGHADLTMFYKYGEYRNYEGGGFFSGRMTMPLVAAGAFAMGVLKRYNIKIVTYIKSAGGISIDNEPQEDEDYVYGFSTRMPDREKDSLLYNKILESIKNGDSMGSVISTHIYNVPPGIGEPFFNSVESEISRAMFSIPGLKAIEFGSGFKLGNMYGSEANDEFYAENGKILSRTNNSGGVLGGITNGMPVVFNIAMKPTSSIRIPQKTVNLKSMEPSEVQVKGRHDPFISFRAVPVIQAMAAFVMLDLIMCRKSL